The Corynebacterium coyleae genome segment GGGCTACGGTAGGTGCGTTATCCATGTGCCCCTCCAACCTGCAAGGACGTTATCGATGACGTACGGCACCACCCCGTCACCCCGCCACGGATTCAAGATTGACCTTGGCGACGACGCACTCAACACCCGGCTCAACACCGGGCTAGAAGCGGTGGAGGACCTCCTCATGGCCGAACTTTCACGCGGCGAAAAGTTCCTCACCGACAAAGTCACCCACCTCGCCGCAGCCGGCGGCAAACGCTTCCGCCCCATGATGGCGCTGCTGTGCGCCGAGTTTGGCCCCAACCCGCGCGCCCAAAACGTAATCAACGGCGCCACCGTCACCGAAATGGTGCACCTGGCCACGCTGTATCACGACGACGTCATGGACGAAGCTGAACGCCGCCGCGGCGTTGAGTCCGCCAACGCGCGCTGGAGCAACACCGTCGCCATCCTTGCAGGCGACATCCTGTTTGCCCACGCCTCACGCCTGATGAGCCGAATGGACCTGGCCACCGTCGAGCACTTCGCCGACACCTTCGAGGAACTGGTCACCGGCCAGATGCGCGAAACCGTCGGCGCACAAGGCACCAACCCGGTTGAGCACTACCTGAAGGTCATCGACGAGAAAACCGGCGTGCTCATCGCGTCCGCCGCCTACCTGGGCGCGCGGCACTCCGGCGCGTCCGACGAGGTGGTCCAGCGTTGCGCGCGCATCGGCGACGCCGTGGGCATGGTGTTCCAGATCGTCGACGACATCATTGACATTTTCTCCGACCCCGAACAATCCGGAAAGACCCCAGGCACCGACCTGCGCGAAGGCGTATTCACCCTGCCAGTGCTCTACGCGCTCGAAGAGGACTCCGAGGCCGGCGAAGCCCTTCGAGGGCTCCTCACGGGCCCGCTTACCGACGACGCCGACGTCACCCGCGCCCTCGACCTCCTGGGTCAGACACGCGGCCGTGAACGCGCCCTCGAAACCGCTCGCGGATACTTGGACATCGTCGAGCGCGAACTCGACGAGTTGCCCGACATTCCCGCCCGCGAAGCGCTGCGCACTATGACACGTCTCACCGTCGAACGCGTAGGATAACCAGGCGATTTGCCTACATTACGGTGGCGTGATGTAAGGTAATCCCCGCACTTCAAACGTGCACGCCAGGTTGCCCGAGCGGCCAAAGGGAGCGGACTGTAAATCCGCCGGCATTCGCCTTCAGAAGTTCGAATCTTCTACCTGGCACAGGCACACCCCGCCGATCCCCATCACGGATCGGCGGGGTTTTTCGCTGTGCGGTGCTGTGGTTCTGCGGCTGCAGGGCGGTAGGGAGTGATGGCCTATGGCGTAGGTTATGGAGCGGTTTATGTCGTCGATAAGCATGTGCAAAAACATCGGCTGTACTGGCGATTTGTGTTTATAAACGATATCGGGTTAATCTTCTCAAGGCTTCAACGGAGCGGGTCGCAAGATCCACAACAAAGAGGCTGTGCCCCCTTAGCTCAGTCGGCAGAGCGTTTCCATGGTAAGGAAAAGGTCGACAGTTCGATTCTGTCAGGGGGCTCTGTTGTTTGCTGGGGTCCTTGCACTTCGTGCGAGCGTCAGTGAACACATGGCGGTGTAGCTCAGTGGTAGAGCAAGCGACTCATAATCGCTGTGTCGAGAGTTCAATTCTCTCCATCGCTACTCACCTCAAACGGACGTCACAAGCGCCCGTGGTAGGGTTAGGCGCACCGAATAAGGTGCCCTAGGGGCGTGGCGCAATTGGTAGCGCAACGGTCTCCAAAACCGTAGGT includes the following:
- a CDS encoding polyprenyl synthetase family protein; this translates as MTYGTTPSPRHGFKIDLGDDALNTRLNTGLEAVEDLLMAELSRGEKFLTDKVTHLAAAGGKRFRPMMALLCAEFGPNPRAQNVINGATVTEMVHLATLYHDDVMDEAERRRGVESANARWSNTVAILAGDILFAHASRLMSRMDLATVEHFADTFEELVTGQMRETVGAQGTNPVEHYLKVIDEKTGVLIASAAYLGARHSGASDEVVQRCARIGDAVGMVFQIVDDIIDIFSDPEQSGKTPGTDLREGVFTLPVLYALEEDSEAGEALRGLLTGPLTDDADVTRALDLLGQTRGRERALETARGYLDIVERELDELPDIPAREALRTMTRLTVERVG